A window of the Vespula vulgaris chromosome 6, iyVesVulg1.1, whole genome shotgun sequence genome harbors these coding sequences:
- the LOC127064438 gene encoding rhophilin-2 isoform X1 — translation MLKWVHYSPLPKNHTTVTSPLKKDEKDRSTNERENEKVYSNRLSRSTKSQTTEENEILECTVKYLGGSDPRVATCRGKLQNKRSKLNQEINKELRLRAGAENLFKATTNRKLKETVALELSFVNSNLQLLKEQLAELNSSVELYQNVDGEDPVMPMIPLGLKETKDIDFRDPFKDFILEHYSEDGENYEEAIAELMETRQATRTPTRDAAGIALLLRYYNQLYFIERRFFPPDRSLGIHFEWFDSLTGVPSRQRTVAFEKASILFNAGALYTQLAAKQDRHSTRGLDQAVDAFLRAAGTFRYIHENFTNAPSMDLGPDMLEMLVQLMLAQARECLFEKLELQSREGRTIDISLDLAQEAAQVAAVYNDVHALISREPVRDYVPETWISLILVKREHHLALAHKHLAAGLLDRPIADFRVETKLTLEHIQKSDGKTQLEVTVPRDDNERKLLGKAHLREALVLHEESQRLQRMCRELKGKQALAKVLKKGHEATLDMYNKIGDEDDFRELLDPPDIIASTKFQLSITHPDFGQHGVEDLFRSLGPVAIFSAKRHWTAPRNVQLQRGPDGEGFGFSVRGDSPVIIAAVDHNSLAEMAGMKESDFIVGIGDKDVKWASHEQAVRLIKQCGDFINLKLVTPMDRNYMKKPGKPSQHDKGSVSASSSSGVSSGQPSPAGSVTTAHVTRRLPWNPFKKSVNQRDSRDLTFDNVILR, via the exons aggacgaaaaggaTAGatctacgaacgaacgagaaaatgaaaaggttTATTCAAATCGATTATCACGTTCGACGAAATCACAAACGacggaagaaaatgaaatattggaATGCACCGTAAAGTATTTAGGg GGGTCAGATCCGAGGGTCGCGACTTGCAGAGGAAAATTGCAGAATAAACGAAGCAAATTGAATCAGGAGATAAACAAGGAGCTTCGATTGCGCGCAGGCGCAGAAAATCTTTTCAA AGCGACGACGAACAGGAAACTCAAGGAGACCGTAGCTTTGGAATTGAGCTTCGTTAATTCGAACTTGCAGCTGTTGAAAGAACAGTTGGCAGAACTGAATAGCTCGGTGGAACTCTATCAGAATGTCGACGG agAGGATCCTGTGATGCCAATGATACCTTTGGGTTTAAAAGAAACCAAGGATATAGATTTTCGTGATCCATTCAAA GACTTTATCCTAGAGCACTATAGCGAAGATGGTGAGAATTACGAAGAAGCTATTGCCGAACTTATGGAGACGAGacag gcaACGAGAACACCGACAAGAGACGCAGCAGGTATAGCCCTGCTTTTGCGTTACTATAATCAGCTTTACTTCATCGAAAGACGCTTTTTTCCACCTGACAGAAGTCTCGGTATACATTTCGAATGGTTCGATTCTTTGACTGGCGTACCGAGTCGTCAACGCACTGTGGCATTTGAAAAGGCATCGATTCTGTTCAATGCTGGTGCACTTTACACACAATTGGCCGCTAAACAAGACAGACACTCCACTCGTGGCTTGGATCAAGCCGTCGATGCTTTTCTTAGAGCCGCTGGAACATTTCGATATATTCACGAAAACTTTACCAATGCACCGAGCATGGATCTTGGACCTGACATGCTTGAAATGCTCGTTCAATTAATGCTG gCACAAGCGAGGGAATGTCTGTTCGAGAAATTGGAACTTCAATCGAGAGAAGGgagaacgatcgatatttccTTGGACTTAGCTCAAGAAGCTGCACAA GTTGCCGCTGTTTACAACGACGTTCACGCCTTGATATCTCGGGAACCAGTTCGTGATTATGTCCCAGAAACTTGGATTTCTTTGATATTGGTTAAACGTGAACATCATTTAGCACTCGCTCACAAACATCTCGCTGCTGGTTTGCTAGATAGACCGATCGCGGATTTTCGAGTGGAAACGAAACTCACATTGGAACATATTCAAAAGAGCGATGGGAAAACGCAATTGGAAGTAACCGTGCCTAGAGacgataacgaaagaaaacttttag GCAAAGCACATTTAAGGGAAGCTCTGGTTTTGCACGAGGAAAGCCAACGGCTGCAAAGAATGTGCAGAGAATTGAAAGGCAAACAGGCGCTGGCGAAGGTCTTGAAAAAAGGACATGAAGCTACGCtcgatatgtataataaaattggtGACGAAGATGATTTTCGGGAACTATTAGATCCCCCGGATATCATcg cGTCTACTAAATTTCAACTGAGCATCACTCATCCGGATTTTGGTCAACACGGAGTCGAAGATCTATTTAGATCATTAGGACCCGTAGCTATATTTTCTGCAAAAAGGCATTGGACCGCACCGAGAAACGTTCAACTTCAAAGAGGACCAGATGGTGAAGGTTTCGGATTTAGCGTGCGCGGAGATTCGCCAGTAATCATAGCTGCCGTAGATCATAATTCTTTGGCTGAA ATGGCTGGTATGAAGGAAAGTGATTTTATAGTCGGTATAGGTGACAAGGACGTTAAATGGGCTTCTCATGAACAGGCTGTAAGGTTGATAAAACAATGTGGTGACTTTATTAACCTAAAATTGGTCACACCAATGGATAGAAATTACATGaag AAACCCGGAAAACCGAGTCAGCATGACAAAGGAAGCGTTTCAGCGAGCAGTTCATCGGGAGTGTCTTCTGGTCAACCCAGTCCGGCTGGTTCGGTTACAACCGCTCACGTTACAAGGAGATTACCATGGAATCCTTTTAAAAAATCGGTTAATCAACGAGATAGCAGGGATCTTACCTTTGACAACGTTATTTTGAGATGA
- the LOC127064438 gene encoding rhophilin-2 isoform X2, which translates to MNVPIVSGDIVDDEDYKPRFVRGSDPRVATCRGKLQNKRSKLNQEINKELRLRAGAENLFKATTNRKLKETVALELSFVNSNLQLLKEQLAELNSSVELYQNVDGEDPVMPMIPLGLKETKDIDFRDPFKDFILEHYSEDGENYEEAIAELMETRQATRTPTRDAAGIALLLRYYNQLYFIERRFFPPDRSLGIHFEWFDSLTGVPSRQRTVAFEKASILFNAGALYTQLAAKQDRHSTRGLDQAVDAFLRAAGTFRYIHENFTNAPSMDLGPDMLEMLVQLMLAQARECLFEKLELQSREGRTIDISLDLAQEAAQVAAVYNDVHALISREPVRDYVPETWISLILVKREHHLALAHKHLAAGLLDRPIADFRVETKLTLEHIQKSDGKTQLEVTVPRDDNERKLLGKAHLREALVLHEESQRLQRMCRELKGKQALAKVLKKGHEATLDMYNKIGDEDDFRELLDPPDIIASTKFQLSITHPDFGQHGVEDLFRSLGPVAIFSAKRHWTAPRNVQLQRGPDGEGFGFSVRGDSPVIIAAVDHNSLAEMAGMKESDFIVGIGDKDVKWASHEQAVRLIKQCGDFINLKLVTPMDRNYMKKPGKPSQHDKGSVSASSSSGVSSGQPSPAGSVTTAHVTRRLPWNPFKKSVNQRDSRDLTFDNVILR; encoded by the exons GGGTCAGATCCGAGGGTCGCGACTTGCAGAGGAAAATTGCAGAATAAACGAAGCAAATTGAATCAGGAGATAAACAAGGAGCTTCGATTGCGCGCAGGCGCAGAAAATCTTTTCAA AGCGACGACGAACAGGAAACTCAAGGAGACCGTAGCTTTGGAATTGAGCTTCGTTAATTCGAACTTGCAGCTGTTGAAAGAACAGTTGGCAGAACTGAATAGCTCGGTGGAACTCTATCAGAATGTCGACGG agAGGATCCTGTGATGCCAATGATACCTTTGGGTTTAAAAGAAACCAAGGATATAGATTTTCGTGATCCATTCAAA GACTTTATCCTAGAGCACTATAGCGAAGATGGTGAGAATTACGAAGAAGCTATTGCCGAACTTATGGAGACGAGacag gcaACGAGAACACCGACAAGAGACGCAGCAGGTATAGCCCTGCTTTTGCGTTACTATAATCAGCTTTACTTCATCGAAAGACGCTTTTTTCCACCTGACAGAAGTCTCGGTATACATTTCGAATGGTTCGATTCTTTGACTGGCGTACCGAGTCGTCAACGCACTGTGGCATTTGAAAAGGCATCGATTCTGTTCAATGCTGGTGCACTTTACACACAATTGGCCGCTAAACAAGACAGACACTCCACTCGTGGCTTGGATCAAGCCGTCGATGCTTTTCTTAGAGCCGCTGGAACATTTCGATATATTCACGAAAACTTTACCAATGCACCGAGCATGGATCTTGGACCTGACATGCTTGAAATGCTCGTTCAATTAATGCTG gCACAAGCGAGGGAATGTCTGTTCGAGAAATTGGAACTTCAATCGAGAGAAGGgagaacgatcgatatttccTTGGACTTAGCTCAAGAAGCTGCACAA GTTGCCGCTGTTTACAACGACGTTCACGCCTTGATATCTCGGGAACCAGTTCGTGATTATGTCCCAGAAACTTGGATTTCTTTGATATTGGTTAAACGTGAACATCATTTAGCACTCGCTCACAAACATCTCGCTGCTGGTTTGCTAGATAGACCGATCGCGGATTTTCGAGTGGAAACGAAACTCACATTGGAACATATTCAAAAGAGCGATGGGAAAACGCAATTGGAAGTAACCGTGCCTAGAGacgataacgaaagaaaacttttag GCAAAGCACATTTAAGGGAAGCTCTGGTTTTGCACGAGGAAAGCCAACGGCTGCAAAGAATGTGCAGAGAATTGAAAGGCAAACAGGCGCTGGCGAAGGTCTTGAAAAAAGGACATGAAGCTACGCtcgatatgtataataaaattggtGACGAAGATGATTTTCGGGAACTATTAGATCCCCCGGATATCATcg cGTCTACTAAATTTCAACTGAGCATCACTCATCCGGATTTTGGTCAACACGGAGTCGAAGATCTATTTAGATCATTAGGACCCGTAGCTATATTTTCTGCAAAAAGGCATTGGACCGCACCGAGAAACGTTCAACTTCAAAGAGGACCAGATGGTGAAGGTTTCGGATTTAGCGTGCGCGGAGATTCGCCAGTAATCATAGCTGCCGTAGATCATAATTCTTTGGCTGAA ATGGCTGGTATGAAGGAAAGTGATTTTATAGTCGGTATAGGTGACAAGGACGTTAAATGGGCTTCTCATGAACAGGCTGTAAGGTTGATAAAACAATGTGGTGACTTTATTAACCTAAAATTGGTCACACCAATGGATAGAAATTACATGaag AAACCCGGAAAACCGAGTCAGCATGACAAAGGAAGCGTTTCAGCGAGCAGTTCATCGGGAGTGTCTTCTGGTCAACCCAGTCCGGCTGGTTCGGTTACAACCGCTCACGTTACAAGGAGATTACCATGGAATCCTTTTAAAAAATCGGTTAATCAACGAGATAGCAGGGATCTTACCTTTGACAACGTTATTTTGAGATGA
- the LOC127064438 gene encoding rhophilin-2 isoform X3, translated as MLILPDIKLQGSDPRVATCRGKLQNKRSKLNQEINKELRLRAGAENLFKATTNRKLKETVALELSFVNSNLQLLKEQLAELNSSVELYQNVDGEDPVMPMIPLGLKETKDIDFRDPFKDFILEHYSEDGENYEEAIAELMETRQATRTPTRDAAGIALLLRYYNQLYFIERRFFPPDRSLGIHFEWFDSLTGVPSRQRTVAFEKASILFNAGALYTQLAAKQDRHSTRGLDQAVDAFLRAAGTFRYIHENFTNAPSMDLGPDMLEMLVQLMLAQARECLFEKLELQSREGRTIDISLDLAQEAAQVAAVYNDVHALISREPVRDYVPETWISLILVKREHHLALAHKHLAAGLLDRPIADFRVETKLTLEHIQKSDGKTQLEVTVPRDDNERKLLGKAHLREALVLHEESQRLQRMCRELKGKQALAKVLKKGHEATLDMYNKIGDEDDFRELLDPPDIIASTKFQLSITHPDFGQHGVEDLFRSLGPVAIFSAKRHWTAPRNVQLQRGPDGEGFGFSVRGDSPVIIAAVDHNSLAEMAGMKESDFIVGIGDKDVKWASHEQAVRLIKQCGDFINLKLVTPMDRNYMKKPGKPSQHDKGSVSASSSSGVSSGQPSPAGSVTTAHVTRRLPWNPFKKSVNQRDSRDLTFDNVILR; from the exons GGGTCAGATCCGAGGGTCGCGACTTGCAGAGGAAAATTGCAGAATAAACGAAGCAAATTGAATCAGGAGATAAACAAGGAGCTTCGATTGCGCGCAGGCGCAGAAAATCTTTTCAA AGCGACGACGAACAGGAAACTCAAGGAGACCGTAGCTTTGGAATTGAGCTTCGTTAATTCGAACTTGCAGCTGTTGAAAGAACAGTTGGCAGAACTGAATAGCTCGGTGGAACTCTATCAGAATGTCGACGG agAGGATCCTGTGATGCCAATGATACCTTTGGGTTTAAAAGAAACCAAGGATATAGATTTTCGTGATCCATTCAAA GACTTTATCCTAGAGCACTATAGCGAAGATGGTGAGAATTACGAAGAAGCTATTGCCGAACTTATGGAGACGAGacag gcaACGAGAACACCGACAAGAGACGCAGCAGGTATAGCCCTGCTTTTGCGTTACTATAATCAGCTTTACTTCATCGAAAGACGCTTTTTTCCACCTGACAGAAGTCTCGGTATACATTTCGAATGGTTCGATTCTTTGACTGGCGTACCGAGTCGTCAACGCACTGTGGCATTTGAAAAGGCATCGATTCTGTTCAATGCTGGTGCACTTTACACACAATTGGCCGCTAAACAAGACAGACACTCCACTCGTGGCTTGGATCAAGCCGTCGATGCTTTTCTTAGAGCCGCTGGAACATTTCGATATATTCACGAAAACTTTACCAATGCACCGAGCATGGATCTTGGACCTGACATGCTTGAAATGCTCGTTCAATTAATGCTG gCACAAGCGAGGGAATGTCTGTTCGAGAAATTGGAACTTCAATCGAGAGAAGGgagaacgatcgatatttccTTGGACTTAGCTCAAGAAGCTGCACAA GTTGCCGCTGTTTACAACGACGTTCACGCCTTGATATCTCGGGAACCAGTTCGTGATTATGTCCCAGAAACTTGGATTTCTTTGATATTGGTTAAACGTGAACATCATTTAGCACTCGCTCACAAACATCTCGCTGCTGGTTTGCTAGATAGACCGATCGCGGATTTTCGAGTGGAAACGAAACTCACATTGGAACATATTCAAAAGAGCGATGGGAAAACGCAATTGGAAGTAACCGTGCCTAGAGacgataacgaaagaaaacttttag GCAAAGCACATTTAAGGGAAGCTCTGGTTTTGCACGAGGAAAGCCAACGGCTGCAAAGAATGTGCAGAGAATTGAAAGGCAAACAGGCGCTGGCGAAGGTCTTGAAAAAAGGACATGAAGCTACGCtcgatatgtataataaaattggtGACGAAGATGATTTTCGGGAACTATTAGATCCCCCGGATATCATcg cGTCTACTAAATTTCAACTGAGCATCACTCATCCGGATTTTGGTCAACACGGAGTCGAAGATCTATTTAGATCATTAGGACCCGTAGCTATATTTTCTGCAAAAAGGCATTGGACCGCACCGAGAAACGTTCAACTTCAAAGAGGACCAGATGGTGAAGGTTTCGGATTTAGCGTGCGCGGAGATTCGCCAGTAATCATAGCTGCCGTAGATCATAATTCTTTGGCTGAA ATGGCTGGTATGAAGGAAAGTGATTTTATAGTCGGTATAGGTGACAAGGACGTTAAATGGGCTTCTCATGAACAGGCTGTAAGGTTGATAAAACAATGTGGTGACTTTATTAACCTAAAATTGGTCACACCAATGGATAGAAATTACATGaag AAACCCGGAAAACCGAGTCAGCATGACAAAGGAAGCGTTTCAGCGAGCAGTTCATCGGGAGTGTCTTCTGGTCAACCCAGTCCGGCTGGTTCGGTTACAACCGCTCACGTTACAAGGAGATTACCATGGAATCCTTTTAAAAAATCGGTTAATCAACGAGATAGCAGGGATCTTACCTTTGACAACGTTATTTTGAGATGA
- the LOC127064695 gene encoding dynein axonemal assembly factor 11 — protein MVRITIDLIRKRSEHNEGEISTLEEISLHQENIDKIELLDKVCRNLKILLLQYNIIPKIENLNMLKRLEYLNLALNNIEVIENLQGLESLKKLDLTINFIGDLRSVKTLRYNENLEQLMLTGNPCTDYEGYRKYVISTLPQLKELDMVEILRSERIKALQVYARAKGDVIRGYENYKKIREAQIKQFREKEELKITEIKENEDEDAENERFWKQKSYHTPEDRIAIVQHSLKAEEKKHGISDETKKQKFVPKLFSPCGKPYNMNHPKVPFILNDEDDRDNVILDVGVYRYLDTSYIDVDIQPTYVRVTIKGKILQLTLPCEILVDKSSAKRNVTTGSLVITMPRLHPSMTLHGTSITSRTTKNENPTKKDNAVISIKNQIFTSTREFLEIGPPRIDELDFSKIFENSRKKVNRKLTVDQIKEKVIPNDFIDNPEVPPLE, from the exons ATGGTACGAATCACTATTGATCTGATACGTAAACGTTCAGAGCATAACGAGGGCGAGATATCAACTTTGGAAGAAATATCGTTGCATCAGGAAAACATCGACAAGATCGAGCTTTTAGACAAAGTTTGTCGaaacttaaaaatattacttctGCAATACAACATCATACCCAAGATCGAAAATCTCAATATGTTAAAGAGATTGGAATACTTGAATCTCGCATTGAACAATATCGAAGTTATCGAGAATTTACAGGGTCTCGAAAGTTTGAAGAAGCTGGATCTTACGATAAACTTTATCGGTGATTTAAGAAGCGTCAAAACTTTAag ATATAACGAGAATTTGGAACAGTTGATGCTGACGGGAAATCCTTGTACGGATTACGAGGGATACAGGAAGTATGTAATTTCAACATTGCCACAGCTTAAAGAGCTCGACATGGTTGAAATTCTACGATCTGAACGAATAAAGGCTTTGCAAGTATACGCTCGAGCAAAGGGAGACGTTATCAGAGGTTAtgagaattataaaaagataagagaggctcagataaaacaatttcgcgagaaagaagaattaaaaatcacGGAAATAAAGGAGAAC GAAGATGAGGACGcggaaaatgaaagattttgGAAACAAAAGAGTTATCACACGCCGGAAGATCGAATTGCGATCGTGCAACATTCGTTAAAAgcggaagagaagaaacatgGAATTTCggatgaaacgaaaaaacaaaaattcgtGCCGAAATTGTTCAGTCCATGTGGCAAGCCTTATAACATGAATCATCCGAAAGTACCGTTTATATtaaacgacgaggacgatcgGGATAACGTGATCTTGGACGTTGGAGTTTACAg GTACCTCGACACGTCTTACATAGACGTCGACATTCAACCAACATACGTGAGGGTGACGATAAAGGGTAAAATTTTGCAACTAACTCTACCTTGCGAGATTCTCGTCGATAAGAGTAGTGCAAAACGGAACGTAACAACCGGTAGTTTGGTTATAACGATGCCTCGTTTACATCCTTCAATGACGTTACACGGAACCTCGATTACCTCAAGGAccacgaaaaatgaaaatcctACGAAGAAAGATAATGCTGTGATCAGCATAAAGAATCAAATATTCACGTCTACGCGAGAATTTCTCGAGATCGGGCCACCGAGAATCGACGAGCTTGATTTTTCtaagatatttgaaaattcgaGGAAGAAAGTTAATAGAAAGCTAACGGTTGATCAAATCAAAGAGAAAGTCATACCCaacgattttatcgataatcctGAGGTCCCACCGCTCGaatga